The sequence TCGCACGGTTGTGCAACAGTTGTCCATCCCTCGATGAATATCGAGGCAAGGTCATTTTAATGCGCCGTCGATTTCTACGGTCCGAATTGGAGATGGCAAGAATGTTCGTCATGGACATGGATCAGTACGAAAGAGCAATCGCAATCCACCGGCGCCTGTATTCGCTACCGGCCTCCTCGCTGGATAGGCACCAGGCTGAAGGCGTGCCGTTCACTTACTTGAATAGCCGATAGGCGGCCGCACGCGATGCTTCGGCTTGTCCGCATGTGCGGACATGACAAAGAGGGAGGGGACATATGAACGACGCTCTGACCGCGGAGACGGTCATGTTTCAAGGGGCGGCGCTGCTGACCGTTCAAATCGACGAGACCGTATATGTCGCGATGAAACCGATCGTTAAGGCGTTGGGTATTAAGTGGGCACGTCAGGTGCAACGAATTCGAGACGAACAAAGGTATGCACATATGTACATACCTCTCCAAACGCCCGGCGGGATGTCCGCATATGTGGACAGTAAGGAAACCACAATGGTGCTCAAGGCCAGCGACGTTTCAACGCATCGTCCAGATGCGCAAGTGAGGCCGTCGCCGACGTACGACGCCGTGGCATTTGAAGCGGAGACAACATGTCGGAACCGGTTCGGACCTCATTCGCCAGGCGGACTCAATTGCTGATGTTCTATGGCCTGATTGCCGGCATTACACCTACGTCAATCGCGAAAAGGTCACCTCAGCGAATCCTGGATTTTGCTTTCTCAAGGCCAGCTGGCGTCGATGCGGAATTACCAAAGGAGGCCTCCTAGTACTTGAGCGCGTCTACATATAAGAGGCTGTCCTCATATGCGGACAAAAAGGAAGCAGCCATGGCTACTGAAACGATCGAGATCTCTGCGCATGTGTCTGTCCGCATATGTGGACACAAGATTTAGCGAGAAATAATTAAGCACTGTCCAGTTCTATGGACATTTAATTTAGTGGCACATTCGCTAGGCCATGCGGGCACAACCTAGCCAGGAGGAAAGATGAGCGACGTCCTTACAGCAGAGAAGGTAATGTTTCAAGGCGCGGCGTTATTGACCGTTCGAGTCGACGGGGTTGCATATGTCGCGATGAAACCAATCGTTGAAGCCATTGGGATCGACTGGCGTTCCCAAAGAGCAAAGTTTCGAGACGGATTAGGGTGGGGTGATATCACCCTCCCTTTGCAGACACCAGGCGGTTTGCAGCAAGTGCTCTGTATTCCCCTCCGCAAACTCAATGGGTGGCTGTTCTCGCTCAACCCAACAAAGGTGCGAGACGATCTCCGGGAGCGCCTCACGCTATACCAGGAAGAGTGTTTCGCCGTCCTGCATGCGTATTGGACCACCGGCCTTGCTGCGCGTACGCCTGGCGCGACGCTCGGCGCAGGCGCGGTGAATATGGAGTTCGATCTCGATGCCGGGGTTGAAAACCTCTCGCCAGCGGGCTGGTATCACCTGGTCGTGGCGCTGAGCGAACGATCCCGGGCCATCATGGTGCTCAAGCTGCTACAGCGCGGCGCGCTCCACACACCAGTCGCCCTACCGCTCCGCGAGTGGACGACGATTCTGGCCGGTGTCGCGAATGGCCCCGAGTCCGTGCGGGGAATCATCCAGGCGCTGAAGACGCTGGGAGTCGTCGTGAGCCAGCCCAATGAGAACCCGCGAAGCCCGGAAGGATTGCTGATCGACGCGAGGGGGCTCCAGAGACTGCTCGACGAGACCACGCTCCTCGCCCGCTGCCTCCTGGCCCGGACGAGATGGAAGCACACCGTCCGGCACTCACTCCCTTCCCGGTGCTTTACCCGATCCTGCGGACCGACAAGCCGCAGCTGTGGCGTCAGCAGGCGGCGCTGCGAGGTGCCTCGCCCACGTCAGCTGGCGAGCAATGAATGTCCGCATGTGCGGACAGAACGGAGGATGCGAGATGCCGAGCTTCGCCGAAGTGCAACGCGCCCTGCGGCAATGCATGGCCGTCGAAATGCCCATCGACGGTGTGCTCAGTACGGACGCGTCGACGCTGGGCACGCTATTCGCGGAAATGATGTACCTGCAACAAGACCACCGGCCGGCCGACGCGCTGAGCGACCAGCAGCAGGCTTGCTTCGCGCGCTGGTCCACATCGTCGGCCGCATGACACTGCCTCAATACAAGCGACAGGCCATGACCTGCCGCAGCTTTGCTTGCTTGCCCAAGGCCGCCCCTCGTCGGGGCCTGATGTCCGCATATGTGGACGCTCATGGTTATGGAATACGACATGACGACTTTGCCTTGGAACACTGACTGGATGCGCGCCGAAAAAATCGGCGCGATGCGCACTTCGAACTCGCCATTCCCGGATGGCTACGACATCCACGGAGAGGAACGCGCACTCACGGAGGCCAACCTCCTGGGTATCGATGACGACGTCTCACCGGTGCACCCCCTGTACACACGCCTAAACGAATACGACCTGCGGCGCAGCGCGCTCGACTCGGCGGTTGCACACCACGGCGCGCGTCAAGGCGCCGACCCGCTGGTGTCCGATCAAGAGGCCAGCAAACTGCGCCAGATCGGCCGGCTGGAGGCCGATGGCGACGATGCGCTCCTGCTCCACACGCGGGACGCCTACCGCCTCTTCATGGGGCGCGGTCGCTCGCCTGATGGCCGCGGCGGCTTCCCGATCGTGGGCGGCCGGAAGGCTGCGGCAGCCTTGCTCGCGTTGTGGAACCTCTCCAGCCGGAACAACCCGTACGCAGACTGGCTGCTGATCCAGTTCATGGAGCAAGCGGAGGCCCTGCGCAAGAAGCTGCGCGACGGCTCCAACGCGCTGGCCGACAGGCTCCAGGAGCAAGCGAACCGGGGCTTCGTGATCAAGGTCGCGGTGTCCACCCAACCGCAAAGCCTGCATCTCGGCTTTCGCTCGCCGTACGGCTACGAGATCGCGTTCATCATCGCGGACTTCGACTGGGCCACCCGCCACATTCGCACCCTCGCCATGAAGGCGTTGCTGTCGACCAATGCCGAGGCCCAGCTGATCCGGGACTTGCGGCAGGAAGCGCGAAGGATCTTTGCGGCCGTCGTACGCGGCCAACGCATCCTGCTCAACGAACGCCTCGTGACACTGTCACGAAACGACTGGTTGTCCAGCGATGCGTCCGCCAAGGCGCGAGTGGCCGGTGCCCAGGAACTGCTCGGCGAGCTGCCGCCCGACGTGTTTCAGCAGAAGCGCGTGCCGAAGCACCATCGGCAGCATGCGCTGAGCGCCGAGGAGCGACGGGTGCTGGAAAGCGTGGACCTGGAACAACTGGGACGTGTGGAAGATGGTCCAGCCGATCCTGTCGCGCTGGAATCTGCCGCAGAGCAGTTGCTTTGATCGGCGGGTACCTGGCGCAGCCTTGCGGGGTTCGGCATGAGTTTGAAAAGCCATCAATTAGTTATTGATCAAAGGGCCTTTAAGGGTAAGGGGGCCGAGGCGACCGGGCGGGTTGCCCGGTCCATGTGCCACGCAGTGCTGGAGACTGCACGCGCCCTGGTGGCCGACGCGGCCAAGACCGCGCGCCACCTGCCCTACCAGATCAAGCTCGATGCCCGCACCAAGGACGGCGCACGCTATTTCGTGGTGCGCTGGCTGCACGGCGGCCGGTCGGTGGTCTGGCACGACATCCAGCACGACCGGACGCTGGCGCCGCACGTCCTGGGGCTGCTGAGCGCCTACAACACCGAACTGGAGGAGCTGGTCGCGCTGCAGTCGACGCTCAGGGCTGTTGTCGCAGCCACGGACCGGTTGGGCAAGGTACATCGTGGGGAGACGTACAACTCGCTCAGTAAGGGGCCTGGTGCAGGCGGGAAGCGAGCAGCGCGCACGGCAAATGAGAGCTAGCGCAAGACGAGAAGGCCGGCGTCACTGTCCGCATATGAGGACGACCGGCATGGCGCATCGGAAAGAAGGAAAGCGCGATGGCTCGTGCTTTCCGCAACGACGGGAGCCATACATGACACTTCTAACACTAGACCAAGTGAAGCAGATTTATCGTCAAGCCATCGAGCCTGCTCAGGACGGCAATGGCGAGGCTTGGTGGCAAGAGGTGTCCATTGAAGTACATGCGGTGGTATCAGCTGCGACGCTTGATGCAGCCGCGAAGGTAATTGAATGGTGGCACAGCGAGGAACGGTGGCGTGAAATCTGCGACAGCCCACGCAAGGCGGCACGTCGCATTCAACGTGCCGCTGCAAAGCTGCCGCCATCGGTGGGCGGCCAGTCTGCAGAGTAGAACCATCACCGAATTTGGGGCGCCGCCATCCGAGAACCGAATGGATAGCGGCGCTGTCGCGTCAGGTTCGCGACTTGGTGCCAGAGGAACGCCCATGCCGGTTCTTACGGACTTCGTTCTTCTTTGCACCGATCCAGACTACAACTACGGTGCCGATCGCTCTCGCGATGGCTTCAACGGCGGGAGCAACTGCCTTTACAAGGTCAATGAGTTCTTGGGTGGTCATGGCGCACTCCGTGCGAGTCTGGCAAATGCCGCCCCAGAACTCCATATACCCCTCGGCAAACCTCCCAAGCTGCGGTGTCGTCTCATAACGTCGACCAGGCGCAACGCTGCGATCCACGCAGGCTGGTGAGGCGCAGTCCCAGCATTGACGGTTGTCCGCACATGCGGACATCGCTCACCTCGTACGGTGATGCCCCAAGGTAACGTTGGGGCGCCAATATCAACCCTCAATCTCAGAAACCCAAGCCGTTAGGTTTTGCTACAATGCCAACTGTACTGAAGATTTTCGGCTTGCGCGTCGTCATCTACCCAAACGACCATCGTCCTGCCCACGTCCATGTGATCGGGAACGGTTGCGAGGCAGTGTTCAACCTGCACTGTCCGGAAGGGCCGCCGGAGCTACGGGAAAACCATGGCTTCTCGCGTGGTGATGTGGTGAAAATCCTGGATGGGCTGGCGGTGGACTTGGTCCATGCTTGCGGTGAATGGAGACGGATACATGGAACTTACTGACGAGGAATTCGAGGCGGCGAATCGACGTGCTGCGCAGAAAAAGGCAGCCTTTCCCCCGGCGGTATCCGTTCGTTACGATCGCCGTGTATCCCGTGTGGTGATTGGCTTGGCATCGGGTTTGGAGCTCTCGTTCTCCCCCAAGCAGGCACAAGGACTCGAGCATGCTCGTCCCGACGACTTGCTGGATGCGGAGATCACGCCGTCGGGCTTGGGCGTACACTTCCCGCGTATCGATGCCGACCTCTACATTCCGGCCTTGCTGGAAGGATTCTTCGGGTCGAAGCGCTGGATAGCCGCTGAAATGGGCAAGGCTGGCGGCAAAGCCTCCAGTGACGCAAAGTCCGCCGCGGCCCGGCAGAATGGAAAGCTAGGCGGGCGCCCGAAGAAGATTGCCGCTTGATTTGGTGTGAGATGTTTCGGCCAAGTGGTGTTGTCCTCACATGAGGACACTCGAATATCGGCAGGAGGGAATCGTGGGCTACAGGCGGGGTCGACGTGATTCGTTTGGTTCTGTGGTTGCCGACGCCGCATACATCGCGAATCGGCGCGGTCCAGAGGGCGCGTTATGGTTTGGGCTCGTGTGCTTCTGGATCTTCTACGTGTTGCTTCCTTGGTGGTTCAACGGACTGGCCAACGAAGCTGCCGCCAATACCGGTAGCCTATTTGGTGCGGTTACTCGCCAATTGGTCGACGCTGTATTCTTTCACCGCTTGGTGCATCCGTCCGAACTTACCGGCATTGCAATCCTTCTGGTTTGCTCCATGATCGCGGCGTGGAAGTTTTTCATGGGTACGCAGTTGGCGTCGCCTCATGAACGCGGCCTGAGCAGCTTGTCGAGATGGCTGGCGCGCTGGCTCGACAATTAATCGAATCGAGGTAAATGTGTCCCAACATGTCATTGCCTTCCCGGTGTCGGGAATGAAATGCCCACCCGGCGATATGGCCTTTCACCAGGTGCATGGCTTTGTTACCGTCACCGAAGTGCGTGGTGCACATCGATTGGTGAAATGGGATGAGCCGATCGACGAGGCGCCGGATGACGAGGAAAGCTGGCTGAAATCGAGTGCGGGCACGACCCATGTCAGCCGTGAGGTCGAAGTACCCCTGAATCAACTCGAAATGATCGAGGGGCGTGCTGGTGCAGCTGACGGATGCAATGTGGTCGCGCTGAAACGGTAATCGATCGCCGCCGTTCGTCAGGTGCGATTGCGCGAGCAACGATGTCTACTGGTAGAATTTGTCCCGTGTCCACACATGTGGACAACTTGGATTCCAGCCAAGTCGACGCTCGAAGCTGCCACGGAGAGCGACGCAGCCGGCGGTGCTCATCCCGTCGGTGAAAATCAAGACCCGGACTCGTCCGGGTTTTGTTTTTTTCAGCGCCCACGATTAGAATCAAGTCATCTCAAGCGCCAGCAATTCATAATCGGCGCGCCCTCTGCCCCACTTGCTTGTTTGCCCGATCCCAACCCATTCTGGAGATCGGCATGTCCAATATCTTTTTCGGCACCGGCAATATCGGCAAGGCCCCCGAGCTGCGTTATGTCCCGGTAAACGGCGAAAGCCGTGCCGTCCTCAATTTCTCCGTCTACTGCGACGACTACAAGCGGACCGCCGGTGGCGAACTCGAGCAGACCGACAAGGGCTTCTGGGTTCGTGTCGGGTTCTGGGGACCACGCGCCGAGCGCGCGGCCAAGCTCCTGGAGAAAGGGAGCCGTGTCCGCGTCGAAGGCAACCTGGTGCAAGACAGGTGGCAGGATGAGAACGGCGCCGAACAACGTGGCCTGACGCTGGAAGCCGACGACGTCTTCATTTCGATGTCCCGCATCGAGTCCATCACCTGGAAGCCCAGGGCCGATCGGCCCGACAACACCGATACGTCCAACGGCTGAACTGCTGTCCCCGGGCAGGCTGCACGCTGCCCATCCACACCAGGAGGACAGCGGTGAAGCTGCTGATCGTCGAGTCGCCTCACAAGGCGAAGAGTATCGGAGCCATGCTGGGCGGCGAATGGAAAGTCGTCGCCAGCATAGGCCATTTCTGCGACCTGCCGGATCGCGAGCTCGGCTTCGCACCGCCCGAGTACCGCCCCACCTATGTGCTCGATCCCGAAAAGAAGGGGCGCATGGCCGAGATCGCGAAACTGGCAAAGCAGGCGACGGTGGTGTACTTGGCCACCGACCCGGATCGTGAAGGCGAAGCAATCGCATGGCATCTGCAGCGCCAGCTCGGCCTCAAGCAGGCGCCGCGGGTCAAATATCAGGAGGTGAGCAAAGCGGCCGTCCAGGCTGCCATCGCGGCACCTGGCCGGGTCAACGTCCGCCTGGTAGCCGCCCAGGAGGCCCGACGCATGCTCGATCGCCTGGCGGGCTACCTGGTGTCCGGTCGCATCTCCGAGCTCGCCGGCCGCAAGGGGCTGTCGGCCGGCCGGGTGCAATCACCCACCCTTCGCTTGATTGTCGAGCGTGAGCGGGAGATCCGCGCCTTCCAGACGCGCGCCTACTGGTCCATCAGCCTCGATTCGCACAAGGGTGACCAGAAGTACACCGCGAAGCTGGTCCAATTCCAGGGACGCATACTGGAGCAGTTCGACATTCCGGACGAAGCGCGGCAGAACGAGATCCTGGCGGAACTCGCGAATGCTTCAGCCACGGTCGCAAAGGTGGAATGCAAGCCGACGCTGCGGTATCCGGCAGCCCCTTTCACGACCTCATCCTTGCAACAGGACGGGGTCCGCAAGGCCGGGCTGACCACCGACCAGGTCATGAAGATTGCCCAGCACCTGTATGAAGGCGTGGACATCGACGGCCAACAGGTTGGCTTGATCACCTATATGCGCACCGATGCCTGCGCGCTATCCGTCGAAGCGCTGACGGAGATTCGGGCCTACATCGGCGACCACTACGCTCCAGCCTATCTGCCAGCGCAACCGCAGGTCTACAAGAGCAAGACTGCCAACGCGCAGGAAGCACACGAGGCCTGCAGGCCGACTTCGATTCTCCGCACTCCGGAGGCGGTGGCGCCGTACCTGTCGTCGGACGAACTCGCGCTCTACACCTTGATCTGGAAGCGCACGCTGGCATGCCAGATGGCGCCGGCGCGCTTCGATACGACGACCATCGACATTTCTGCCGGCGCCGGCGTGTTCCGAACGACGGGCTCCGTACCTACTTTCCCGGGCTTCCTGACCGTGTACGACGATCAGGACGACGAGGAGACGACGAAGGTATCGAAGCTCCCGTTGCTGGCATCAGGTGAAGC is a genomic window of Chitinimonas koreensis containing:
- a CDS encoding phage antirepressor N-terminal domain-containing protein, with protein sequence MNDALTAETVMFQGAALLTVQIDETVYVAMKPIVKALGIKWARQVQRIRDEQRYAHMYIPLQTPGGMSAYVDSKETTMVLKASDVSTHRPDAQVRPSPTYDAVAFEAETTCRNRFGPHSPGGLNC
- a CDS encoding PFL_4669 family integrating conjugative element protein, encoding MEYDMTTLPWNTDWMRAEKIGAMRTSNSPFPDGYDIHGEERALTEANLLGIDDDVSPVHPLYTRLNEYDLRRSALDSAVAHHGARQGADPLVSDQEASKLRQIGRLEADGDDALLLHTRDAYRLFMGRGRSPDGRGGFPIVGGRKAAAALLALWNLSSRNNPYADWLLIQFMEQAEALRKKLRDGSNALADRLQEQANRGFVIKVAVSTQPQSLHLGFRSPYGYEIAFIIADFDWATRHIRTLAMKALLSTNAEAQLIRDLRQEARRIFAAVVRGQRILLNERLVTLSRNDWLSSDASAKARVAGAQELLGELPPDVFQQKRVPKHHRQHALSAEERRVLESVDLEQLGRVEDGPADPVALESAAEQLL
- a CDS encoding DUF4160 domain-containing protein — translated: MPTVLKIFGLRVVIYPNDHRPAHVHVIGNGCEAVFNLHCPEGPPELRENHGFSRGDVVKILDGLAVDLVHACGEWRRIHGTY
- a CDS encoding DUF2442 domain-containing protein, coding for MELTDEEFEAANRRAAQKKAAFPPAVSVRYDRRVSRVVIGLASGLELSFSPKQAQGLEHARPDDLLDAEITPSGLGVHFPRIDADLYIPALLEGFFGSKRWIAAEMGKAGGKASSDAKSAAARQNGKLGGRPKKIAA
- the ssb gene encoding single-stranded DNA-binding protein gives rise to the protein MSNIFFGTGNIGKAPELRYVPVNGESRAVLNFSVYCDDYKRTAGGELEQTDKGFWVRVGFWGPRAERAAKLLEKGSRVRVEGNLVQDRWQDENGAEQRGLTLEADDVFISMSRIESITWKPRADRPDNTDTSNG
- the topA gene encoding type I DNA topoisomerase, whose product is MKLLIVESPHKAKSIGAMLGGEWKVVASIGHFCDLPDRELGFAPPEYRPTYVLDPEKKGRMAEIAKLAKQATVVYLATDPDREGEAIAWHLQRQLGLKQAPRVKYQEVSKAAVQAAIAAPGRVNVRLVAAQEARRMLDRLAGYLVSGRISELAGRKGLSAGRVQSPTLRLIVEREREIRAFQTRAYWSISLDSHKGDQKYTAKLVQFQGRILEQFDIPDEARQNEILAELANASATVAKVECKPTLRYPAAPFTTSSLQQDGVRKAGLTTDQVMKIAQHLYEGVDIDGQQVGLITYMRTDACALSVEALTEIRAYIGDHYAPAYLPAQPQVYKSKTANAQEAHEACRPTSILRTPEAVAPYLSSDELALYTLIWKRTLACQMAPARFDTTTIDISAGAGVFRTTGSVPTFPGFLTVYDDQDDEETTKVSKLPLLASGEAVPVDKLYGTRHQTKPPPQYDESSLVKALEEHGIGRPGTYASIIKVILAREYVSLGKKKKFAPTKLGEQVFDLLDGRFAFSQLAFTQQMELDLDRIAEGQIPLQDVVRRFHEALEQELTQLPSGSARVIASDHPCPTCGKALNKIRGKGDEWFWGCSAYPACKATLPDAGGVPGERQPRSDRTGPARHAGDACPTCRTGKLVKRDGRQDGKAFLGCDGFPACRFMHWL